From the Hemicordylus capensis ecotype Gifberg chromosome 1, rHemCap1.1.pri, whole genome shotgun sequence genome, the window aaagccactgccagtcagacaatactgagctagatggatcaatggtctgactccatggAAGGCAGATTCCTAATTATCTGTGATGTTACCTTGGACCAATTACTAGTTTTGCATCTTAAAGGACTTAATGAGTGGTGATGTGAACTCGGATCCCTTAAATACAATACCAAACCGTATGTACTACAGCACACTGGCAGAACAGAATGCCCATGTTCTCTATACCAAATAACATAATGATACATACTGAGATCTACATAGCCAATGAATGCCAAACCAACAAATCCCAACTATACTTGAACAAATTTAATATATCATTATAATAGGCACAAATAATATTGTACAGATATAACTCCCATAAATGACTAGAAAAAACTCATCCACTTGTTACTGAGTCCATATCTACTATAAAGTCCATACGAGGTACACATATACTGTAAAATCCACTACAGTGACCTCTGTTTTGAGTAAAGATCTTTATCAAGTGGAAAAAATGTAGAATATGGTCAAGTGACTCTTTCTGGAAACTGAGGCTTATTGTTATGATGATTCTATCCAATACTCTCCAAAGTTCcaaacaggaaatgaaaaacaaTTTATCTTTGCCAAAAAGGCTACTGAAACTGTtacaaagtggtttttaaaagctcCTTCTGGCTTCCTCTTATTCTCTTAGAAAGGAACAGCATCACTTGAAACAGAGGTCATCGGGTCAACGTAGTGGATTTTACAGTACATGTGTACCTCATATGGACTTTATAATAGATATGGACTTAGTAACAAGTGGATGTGTTTTCTCTAGTCATTTATGGGAGTTGTTATATTTGTACAATACTATTTGTGGCTATTATAATGATATAATTCTATCATAAGGTTGgtgcatgtttttttaaacttttaatcagatttgtatttttatattccaatttaatatttttattaaattgtgtaacttttatagtcttttacagttttaaatgttttgtaaaccatcttgggattgttttagtgaaaggtggtatacaaatttaacaattcatacataaatatgaataaacTATAAACTATACTTGAAcagatttaacatatttatattaaATTTGTTCAAGTGTAGTTGGGATCTGTTGGTTTGGCATTCATGTTCTCTGTACTGCAGTAGGTTTCACAAAACATGTAGGAATGAACCTGTCTTGGTCCATGTTTGCCCATGTTTGCAAGGACAGGCTAAGGAGACTGAATGGCTTTTGAAGTTGATGGATTTCCAGAATACAGTTGTGTATAAACCCTTCATTTTCCTTAGCGTAATCCTGTTTCAGCCAATTAGCTGACCATTGATAGCACAGACCAGCCACTAGACTTTTTGCCTCATCTTGACCAACACATTGCTATGGTTTGCTTAAATTTCCCCCTAGCAAGAGAGGAGGTCAGTTGCCAGATTGCTCCACTGCAACAGAACTGTTGCAGTCCACCCGCCCTACCTTCTCCAAAAGAACAACTGCTTGCCAATAAAAGAAGCTGCAACATTGGCATGGTGGTAGTGACAATGAAGTAAACCAGCCAGTTTAGCAGCTCCTCCCTTCTGTCTGGTTGTAAGGATACCAAAATATCTGAACGGGAATCTCGCAATCATGAACACAAACAAGACAGTATGGAGAGAGACAGGGGCATTGTTAAGACTCATAGCCAGAACTCCTGCTGGGAGATGTAAGCTTCTTGGGATCTCCCCACACAGTCTGCACCCCTGCCTTGCTTCTAATCCTCCTGGGACTTTGGCCTTTGCCCACCATCTTCTGCCCTCTCCGACAGGTCCCTATGCAGGTTGAGACAGAGGGATGCTCACATCATCATTGCCATCAGCCAGGTCCTGGGCGGTCTCATCCTCCATGTTCCGTAGCAAGGTGTCTGCCCCTGACTGGCACAggatggcagcaatggcagcatcCTTCCGGCCTACAGCCAAATGCAGTGGGGTGCAACCATTGTACATCTGGGTGTCCACCTGGGCCCCCATTTTCAGGAGGTGCTTCACAGCCATCTCATCATGGTTCTCCACTGCCAAGTGCAAGGGAGTCTTACCACTTGTGCCATCCTAGGACCAAGAAAGCAGGGCATTAAGTCAAACACTCCATTTTAGAATATCAAAGGCCTGGAACACTTCTCACACCAACACACTTGGAAACTGGGACCCACAGCACAAAGACACCCTTCTCCTAAACCTGTTCCAAAAAAATGAAACACTAATAGGTCCTAAACATAATCTAAATAGAGAATACTCCCCTTCTGGGCCTGTTGCCATGTAGAGGCAAACACCTGGGGGCTCCCATCCAAAAGAGTCTGTGTGGGCAAGCATAAGTGTTTCTGTTCAAGATTTGATAACTGCCTTACTGAACCTTTTGTTCCTGTAGTTACAACACTGTTCAGCGAGTGTAAATCAGGAGACCACAATCATTTTCCAGAAAGCTTGTCTAATGcactgtatttattacatttttatcccacccttgcTTCAATGTGGCACCCATGGATCCAGCCCcctattttatcttcacaacagtcctatgaagtaggtgaggctgaaagagggtgactggcccaaagtcacccagtgggtttcctTGCTGAGTAGGAATCCAAACTTGGGTCTTTCCAGTCTTGGCCTAATACattaaccaccacaccacactgacacagagacacagtaaaaggtaaagtgtgccgtcaagtcaatgttgactcctggtgaccacagaaccttgtggttgtctttggtagaatacaggaggggtttaccattgcctcctcctgtacagtgtgagatgatgcctttcagcatcttcctatattgctgctgccctatagaggtgtttcccatagtctggaaaacataccattCAGGAAGATGGgcaccagcaacctctggcttgctagtaattTCCTCACTGCACTCTTAATCTGCCTTAAATAAATCCAGATTTCATCCCAAGAAAAGCTGTACTTGGGTGACTTGGAACAAGCTATACAAATTAAGTGGCTCTACAGATGCTTGTGTCATTTGCctacaggtttcctgcttcttatTAGACAGGGGCAGGGACAAGGAGCTATGAAAAGCCACAGCCCATTAAGCCCTGCTCAACCTCCTCTCTCCACCTTCCGAGATTTCACTAGGCACTGCTTACACATTTTCACTATTAATTTTCACATCCACAATAGACAGAAACTCTGTCAAAATTTTCTGCATTCAATACCAAATCTCCCTATGCATGGTTCCATAAGAAAAGTACAGAACATACCAAATGCCTAACACACAATAGATATGGGTCTCTGCCAGCTGCCCTTACCTGCAGCCTCAGCCATACCTGAACATTAATGTCAGCTCCCTTCTTTACCAGCAATGTCATCAGCTTCAGGTTCCCTTTCAAGGTGCTGATGTGTAGGCAGGTCAAGCCTGGAGAAGAAGACAACCCAGGAAGTTGCTACTAGGCCAGCTTTGAACCCAAGACTCACCAGACATGCACACCCAGACAGATGTTGGCTCCTTCTCACCTTGCCAATTCTGGAGCTGCAGGGCTTGTGGGATTCTTCTGGCCTCCAAGTTCTTGGCAGAAATTGGTTCCTGCAACAGCAACAGCTGGGCACATTCCAGACTCTGCTGTTCACAGGCCAGGTGCAGTGGGGTGTTTCCATTGCGGTCTTGCAGTGCAGTGCTCACCCCTTTCAGCACTAGGGCTTCCACCACACTGGACTGCTCCAGGTATACAGACAGGTGGAGAGGAGTCTGCAAAGAGCAAACACAGGAAGTCCTGTTCAGTGAGTGTGACAGAGGCTGAGCAAGGCTGGAGGAGAGAGGCGGGAGCGATATGGACAACACCAGGACTGCAACTTTTGTATTCTGCAACTGCACCACAAATGCACATTTGTTAATGGATGCAGAACTGTGCATCCTGAACATCTTAGTTTTCATGCAAAGAAAACCTGAGGGCAATGGCCTCTAGAAACCAGAGGTGGGAGGCTTAGTAGAAGTTCTAGTGCTCAGGGGACATTAATACTCAGCATAACTCTTTGTATCTTCTCATAGCTAGCAGAAGCTAGAAAAATATATTCAAAATTAGTAGCTGTGCAAAATATACATatgaccaggggcgtatctagggtagggcaggcagggcacgtgccccgggcaccacttgaaggggggcgccatttttaaaaattaaattttttttaaatggccactgaaatgccatgccaggcctcacagaggccatttgagcatgcatggtggccattttgtggccaccacacatgttcaaatggtccctgtgaggccctagaagccagcaaggggaggggaacctttgaagaccccccatggcctttaggaagccccctgaaggggctacaggtaaacatttaaaaaaaattaatataagtcactgtacacatattcagattagcactatgtacagaaaatcagggcttgtgaatactgagctgaagcttatgagctaggattgtattcatttgctcttactttgcttcttgtgattagtgagttaaatgtgatgtcttaataatatggctattaatggtgagtttgtctttgaatcactgTGAGATCCTTaggattaaggcccactgggagtttcttgctctctttctctgtctttttgaaatactagaatatattccaagcagtgacacagtttattctgcatatcctctaattattttcagagtatctgggaaaagtcaaattctccatttatttttaaaacttatgtaatagtgatgctacaatgcatagcagagaattagacaggcacttctatttagttttccaagtaaacctccacatagtatttgggtatttcatgagccccagcatactgaaatttgtagttttccagaatttttttggtctggctacatccactgctaaatagtttttgaaagattaaaagatgaacgagcttgacttgtatttttgagctgatataatggtagttatctgaaagctgggtgtcagatgcttggacagggggtgcaatttcagtgcttgccctaggcactattttccctagatacgcctctgcatatgACTTCTACATACGGCATACTCTAGCTTTTCCTAGAGGAGAGGTGGGTTACTTTGGTGAAGAATTTTGAGTTACATTTTGTTCAAGTCACATAGAAGACCCAGCCCAGGACAAAATGGGAGGATTGATGATACTTTTCTGCTTAACTCAAAAGCCTGCATGCTTTTTCACTGATAAACAAGTGATCTGAACAAGAGTATTTGAGTTTCTCATGTGGAAACAGACCTCTGTGTACTGTGCTAAAGCCCATCTGGATCCACTTCACAATCCTCATTGGATCTCCACTGAACCAGCTGGAAAAATCTTTTGACTTGGATGGGGATACATATCCCATTTGGGCCATGAGTTATTGCACGTGACTAAAGCTGGACTGGGGCCATTGACAACAAGAATGCCTATAACACCTTGGTCTGAGCAATGTCACAAATCTGAAGGAAAACCTCTGAGAATGTTGCAGGAAAGCAGCATGACAAATCTGTGTGTGCCTGCTTACTGACCTTCGAAAAATGAGGCAAGACAGCTGGAAAAAGAACAGGAGAACACACTTATATAGCAAAAACACCGAAACACGGGTAGTTAAGAGAGACACTCATATCTTGATGCTAGCTGCTGCAAGATAATGCCCCATATCCTCACCGCCCAGCACAGTTTTCTTCCTTTCATTAGCCTGGGAGAAACACTGAGCTCACATTGCAACACACACCTGGAATAAATCATTCTGGAGTTCCAAAACCTCAATTGGCAGCTGAGCAATGCAGCCAAGTGCTAGAGAGGGCACACAGTGGATGATCGCCAGGTGTAGGagtctgaagaggggaaagaggaaaaaagaaagggcATCAGTCTGTGATGTAGTGCTCAAATCATGCCAACACAAAATTCcaaaagacactctcttagagAGAAGCAGCATATTCCTAAAGAGCAAATCGTTACTCAGTTGCTTCTTTTTACTTCACTCTTGGAACAGCAAACACACAGTGTAGCTTACTAaaaaagcaggggcatagctacaattcaacatgggggaacaaatgtccctgggggcCCCAATGGCTGGGTGACAACTTGTTCCCCCTCTCACACCTTTCTGAATAAGAATCTGGGGGAGGCAGGGGcctatcttcacttcttgtcccagggcccactccaaccttgctacgtaaCGTCTCTGCTAAAAAGCAAATTTAAAACTTGCACATACATGTGATAGTTATGCTTCTTTCTCAACAGTTTGGCACCCTTGCAGTGTTTCCACAGAGATGTATTAATAAATTTCCTTCAACAGTATGAGCAGAGTCAATTTCATCGCAAGACTTCATTTGCGGTATAAAGCCAAATGTATACAGCAAAGGAAATTGACAGCCTGCAAACATGTATTTCCCGATTACCACTAATGTTTGAAAGAGAGATATGTGCTTGTAAATGCATAGTGGGCACACAACTAATTGCAGATTCTCAGCAAGTGCTGTGCCAGTTAAATGCATATTAACCCTCAGTAGTACACAAGGTAAATATCAGTAGTTCACAATGTAAACACAGTCCTGGCAGGACTCAAGCCTGGAATGCTGACACCAAAAAGCACATCAGGCtcaattttcattcattcaatttctagttttgctttctttaaaaaagatcTCCTTTCTTCATTCAAGGGCAGGCAGCAGGGTATGGAGCACAGAGCTGGGAGAGTTTGGGAGACAAGCCAAATCCTCCAACTGCCTTCATGTAGTGTCTAATCTCAGTCCAACCATGATTGCAAGAGGAGATGATGGCTCAACCTAATTCTTTTAGTTTAATCATGTGGAACAGCTGAGCATCAGTCAAGACACAGACACACTCGTATGCTAGAATTCAGGGCCAATTCTGACAACCCTCTCAGCACATGGCGGCAGCTGTAGTTATTAGTTGCTGCCTTCGAGCTTTGCGCATGCCACTGAGTGGCTAAACAAAAAACCTGTGGCTGTgatagtgtggtgcagtggttaaagtgttggactaggactggggagacccaagttcaactccccactcaaccttgaaactcactgggtgactctgggccagtcacttgccTCTTAgcttaatctacttcacagggttgctgtgagaatgAACATAATGATACATACGGCTCttggctccttgtaggaagagcgggatacagtataagtgtaaaaacaaaatcaaaaaaacccaaaagctAATCTGTGTTCATTGCAGCATGTGGCACTGGCATTCATACTACTTGCCCAGTAGGAAGTGGTAGCCATGGCTAGAAGCCCACAGGGACTGACTGAAAACCACCACTGTCAAAAAGGGCTGTGAGAACAGACCCACGGGCTCTCTTCACCAAGATCAAGTTATTCAGATTTCTCCCTCAGAATTATTTACATTGCAGGGAGGTGGGCGAAAGAAAGAGGAAGACTCAGATGATGTACTGCAGAACAGGTGGCATTCATGACAAGAGTTTCACATCCCTGCCATCTCCCACCCATCGTGTGTGCAACTCCACCAAATGAAGTGttactgccacctaatggcgcagcagggaaatgacttgcctagtgagcaagaggttgctggttcgaatccctgctggtaagttAAAGGAACaagggaaactcctatatcaggcagcagcaatataggaaggtgctggaaaggcataatctcacactgaggaggaggcggcaatggtaaacccctcctgtattctaggagccaggagttgaaattgacttgacggcacaactttacctttaccagaatAAACCATTAGTCCCCTTCATATTTGGATAGACTTGGGAAGGTTGCTGCTGCCTCACTCCCAATATCCAAATTACTCCTAGCTattaggtatttatttattaaataaatgagCACACAATATTTGTAATCCCCCGCCCACTTAAAAAGGACACCAACAAGGCTATTAAATCCATACTGCACCTAAGATCTGGTTGGCACACATTTCATCTCCTTTTCATCCTTTTTCACTAATGTTTAACCACCATCAGGAGAAGCTAAAGACAGCCAGAAGTGAAGTAAGATATAAATCACTGCCTTCGTGAAGCTGGATATGCAAGGATCTGCTATGTAGAAGTTCTGATGAAAGAGATAAAGGAGTCTATATTGTAGCCCTATTCAGGAATTCAAATAAATGGGGGGGATGGGGGCAATGTATGGCCAGTCCATTAACCCTTGTTCTCCTTGCACtcagcacttgtctgcagaggcaaacccttTCCCCAAATTCGACGTTtgcccaacttgtccttttaatttcagttagaCTTCCTCAAGTACATTTATTCACGACGTCAGCCGGAGAAATTTGTCATCACAGTGACAAATGCACCACAGGCTCAGAAACAAGTAAACTCAAATTGttaagcacattttaaaatcctgtgaTTTCCAAGTCATAATCTagtttttgttattgtttaatGGGAACGTTGTCCCCTTCTTTCTGGTATTCAGAAATAATTCCAGAATAAATGCAAAATGAATCAAAATCTACCAGCTTTTTAAGATGATATCCTTGCACAAATATGAAACTCTTCAGCTTACAATATATTTCCAGTAGCTGGCTCCATGCTAACCAGTTATTCAAACCTTGCAGCGAGTTTGAAACCACCTCATTACAATTAGAAATTTGTTTTTACTGAACATCATAAAGTTCTTCTGCATCCAATGCATTGACAAAGGGGATTTCCACAGAGGTAAAAGAGGTGGGATGTGGGAGGTGGTAGTAGCAGGTCTTGGAGGAATCAGGAAACgaggaagggggaagggaaggcagaagtCCAGgcacacagtgacttgcccaaAGCATCAAAATGCCTAGGAATGGCCCTCCCTGGGGCTGATCTAGAGGAAACTGTGGTCTGTGAGCTATTTAAAGCAACTTCCAGGGTGGCTGCTAAAAGCTGGACTCTTAACACAGAGAACTAAGCATTTTGCTACCCAAACTGAGGCGTTTCTGTGGTTCAGACCCTAGGCAAGGCCCCAGGGGAAGCCCGAGGTCACATGGGCATAGGGGATTTCCCTGCTCAGCAGAAGAAGCGGCCACCCTCAGTTGCCTCAGCAACAGGTGGGGCagcgggggggtggcggggggcggagGGAGTGTCATGAAGCCTGTGTCTAGCAGTGCTTGCCAGGCTGAACACAATctgccactgtgggaagcaaacGGTGGGGTTGCTCTAAGTAAGGGCTTGTGAGCACATTCCATGACTCTGGTTGGAGaacgctttatttatttatttatttatttttaaagccagcCCGATTTTGTAGTCCCACTGAATGCAACTCTGTGGGGTTTACTTCAGGGTATAGTTGCCACCTTTTGAACAGCCATGCTCTGTGTCTTTAAGCACCAGTTCAGGATTGGCTCCAGTTCTGACTGAGGGGGCCCTCAAAGTGTCCTCCTACATGGACTCTCCACAAAAACTCACGAGGGGCTTGGCTTTGTCAGGGGGTGTTGGCGCGCTTTTTTCTTCGCGGGTGCCTCCACTAGCAGACTTGCTCTTCCGTCCATGCCTGTCTTCAAGGCACACCTCTCCCCATCCCCTCTCTGAGCAACAATggcgctctgctgctgccacctccaggcattcctcctcccacccacccacccaacacacacacacacctctacaaATGAGAAAGATCCCATTTGTGGATGGGATAGGACAGAAAGGGTAGTAATGGAACACCTCTGGTAATAGAGGCTCAGGTGGTCAGGGAATGGCATTCGTGAGGGCACCGACCCTTGGTAAACAGCCCTAGAGTACTTGCCTCTGACACCGGGGCAACATTAGCTGGACCATGGGGGCCGGGGGAGGCACTTGCTCTCATGGAATGAATTAGTTCTCAATGAATTCATTGGGTCATGCTCCCAGGGAgagggtattggattgctggcttttccccttcccctgcctggAAA encodes:
- the NFKBIE gene encoding NF-kappa-B inhibitor epsilon, translated to MSGTRSCENKKDAQLESGGSYLEEWQCDSGIGSIRSLQGQLGEGEPRSPGARGVPSSDKVPDPPCIGKEGSDGSLEVDERLDSSYGSASLVELLSGMEGTPRKEEEEEERLRQQLVETFTFISEDGDTLLHLAIIHCVPSLALGCIAQLPIEVLELQNDLFQTPLHLSVYLEQSSVVEALVLKGVSTALQDRNGNTPLHLACEQQSLECAQLLLLQEPISAKNLEARRIPQALQLQNWQGLTCLHISTLKGNLKLMTLLVKKGADINVQDGTSGKTPLHLAVENHDEMAVKHLLKMGAQVDTQMYNGCTPLHLAVGRKDAAIAAILCQSGADTLLRNMEDETAQDLADGNDDILTLLPFDDLKISGKPVVHSS